The following proteins are co-located in the Procambarus clarkii isolate CNS0578487 chromosome 4, FALCON_Pclarkii_2.0, whole genome shotgun sequence genome:
- the LOC138371027 gene encoding uro-adherence factor A-like: MEGAGQNIEKVFKLGWYNMDRDRLVKIVFANETTKEIFTPNEQLLPSEERSKRSGQENEQKKVSFKVKIPLLQIQTQLHLLKANRKSCQNKVHDDDDIVVEDVEPFLSDLAQCEEETQTRLEHLYKIIESEQIASTSNKVDNIMDDLDIFENKCQARLDPLINADKTSPTTASPNIIPPEIKQFSDNLSTISVDSENPIPEATKLTCLQTEIKGEAEPEIENVKEDSNSTNFPVQLPRDNAGNEKTVIHLVLQLLDLNLTRLLTHYKPSAWTCETLSASEALAASETLTNSETLTANETLTISETLKASETLSASEALTASKTLPTNETLIASETLKASATLKVSETLTASETLTASETYTVSETLTASAKSTTSETHTTNETLTSCETLTASEIFTASETLTANATITTSETLTASETLTASETLITSETLTTIETLTANETHTASETLTASETLTTSKTLTTSKTLTTIETLTASAKLEGSETMKASETLTTSGTLTASATLASSETLTTSETLTDSETLTSSETLTTGETLIANETLTTGETLTGSETLRASETRTTTSETLNASETVTGSEKLITSETLTASAKLTTSETQTTSETLTSSETLTGSATLTDSESLTTSETLTASATLTASETRSTSETLTASETLAASETLTNSETLTNSETLTANETLTISETLTASETLKPRETLTTSKTLTTTKTLTASAKLEGSETMKASETLTTSGTLTASATLAASETLTTSETLTDSETLTSSETLTTGETLIANETLTIGETLTGSETLRASETRTTSETLIANETLTIGETLTACGTLSISETLKASETLSASEALTASKTLTTNETLIASGTLKASATLKPVQHFAASKTLTTSETLTASEILTSSETLTTGETLIANETLTTGETLRACETLSISETLKASETLSASEALTASKTLTTNETLIASGTLKASATLKVSETLLTSETITASEAYTVSETLTASAKLTTSETHTTSETLTSCETLTASEIFTASETLTANATITTSETLTASETLTASETLITSETLTASETLTPSETLTTSKTLTTSETLAASANLEASETLTTSETVTNSGTLTASAKLIASETLKSSENSQPVKHSPPMKHSQIVKNTANETLTANETLTTSEALTASETLTTSAKLEGSEILTASETLTPGETLIASETLTTGETLTASETLTASETLRASKTHTTSETITACEILRASETHSGSEALTEQQNTYSY, encoded by the exons ATGGAAGGGGCtggacaaaacattgagaaggttttcaagttgggctggtacaacatggATAGAGACCGCCTTgtgaagatagtgtttgcaaacgagaccacaaaggag atcttcacacctaaTGAACAGCTTCTTCCGTCAGAAGAACGCTCAAAAAGAAGtggacaagagaatgaacagaagaaagtgagcttcaag gtgaaaataccactattacagattcaaacccaattgcatctattgaaagcaaataggaaatcttgccAAAATaaagtccacgacgacgacgacatagtagttgaagatgtggaaccattcctgtctgacctagcacaatgtgaagaagaaactcaaaccAGGTTGGAGCACCTATACAAGattattgaatcagaacaaatagccagtacatcaaataaagtagataatattatggatgatctggatatttttgagaataaatgtcaagccagattagatcctttaatcaacgctGATAAAACCTCACCCACTACAgcatcacccaatattataccaccagaaattaaacagttctcagacaatttatccacaatctctgtggattctgaaaacccaatacctgaggctactaagttaacatgcctccaaactgaaattaaaggtgaagctgaaccagaaaTAGAAAATGTAAAGGAAGATAgcaacagcactaatttcccagtccagcttcctagggataatgctggcaatgagaaaactgtcatacatcttgtactacaattgctggacctCAACCTgaccagactgctgactcattacaaaccttcagcatgga CCTGTGAAACACTCTCAGCCAGTGAAGCACTCGCAGCTAGTGAAACACTCACAAATAGTGAAACACTCACAGCAAATGAAACGCTCACAATAAGTGAAACACTCAAAGCAAGTGAAACACTCTCAGCCAGTGAAGCACTTACAGCCAGCAAAACACTTCCAACTAATGAGACACTCATAGCCAGTGAAACACTCAAAGCCAGTGCAACACTCAAAGTCAGTGAAACACTCACAGCCAGCGAAACACTCACAGCCAGTGAAACATACACAGTCAGTGAAACACTCACAGCCAGTGCAAAATCTACAACCAGTGAAACACACACAACCAATGAAACACTCACATCCTGTGAAACACTCACAGCCAGTGAAATATTCACAGCCAGTGAAACACTCACAGCCAATGCAACAATTACAACCAGTGAAACACTCACAGCCAGTGAAACACTCACAGCCAGTGAAACTCTCATAACCAGTGAAACACTCACAACTATTGAAACACTCACAGCAAATGAAACACACACAGCTAGTGAAACACTGACAGCCAGTGAAACACTCACAACCAGTAAAACACTCACAACCAGTAAAACACTTACAACCATTGAAACACTCACAGCCAGTGCCAAACTCGAGGGCAGTGAAACAATGAAAGCCAGTGAAACACTCACCACTAGTGGAACACTCACAGCCAGTGCAACACTCGCATCCAGTGAAACACTCACAACCAGTGAAACTCTCACAGACAGTGAAACACTCACATCCAGTGAAACACTCACAACTGGTGAAACACTCATAGCAAATGAAACACTCACAACTGGTGAAACACTCACAGGCAGTGAAACACTCAGAGCAAGTGAAACACGCACAACCA CCAGTGAAACACTCAACGCCAGTGAAACAGTCACAGGCAGTGAAAAACTCATAACCAGTGAAACACTCACAGCCAGTGCAAAACTTACAACCAGTGAAACACAAACAACCAGTGAAACACTCACATCCAGTGAAACACTCACAGGTAGTGCAACACTCACAGACAGTGAATCACTCACAACCAGTGAAACACTCACAGCAAGTGCAACACTCACAGCTAGTGAAACACGCTCAACCAGTGAAACACTCACAGCCAGTGAAACACTCGCAGCTAGTGAAACACTCACAAATAGTGAAACACTCACAAATAGTGAAACACTCACAGCAAATGAAACGCTCACAATAAGTGAAACTCTCACAGCCAGTGAAACACTGAAACCCAGAGAAACACTCACAACCAGTAAAACACTCACAACCACTAAAACACTCACAGCCAGTGCAAAACTCGAAGGCAGTGAAACAATGAAAGCCAGTGAAACACTCACCACTAGTGGAACACTCACAGCCAGTGCAACACTAGCAGCCAGTGAAACACTCACAACCAGTGAAACTCTCACAGACAGTGAAACACTCACATCCAGTGAAACACTCACAACTGGTGAAACACTTATAGCAAATGAAACACTCACAATTGGTGAAACACTCACAGGCAGTGAAACACTCAGAGCAAGTGAAACACGCACAACCA GTGAAACACTCATAGCAAATGAAACACTCACAATTGGTGAAACACTCACAGCCTGTGGAACACTCTCAATCAGTGAAACACTCAAAGCAAGTGAAACACTCTCAGCCAGTGAAGCACTTACAGCCAGCAAAACACTTACAACTAATGAAACACTCATAGCCAGTGGAACACTCAAAGCCAGTGCAACACTCAAA CCAGTGCAACACTTCGCAGCCAGTAAAACACTCACAACCAGTGAAACTCTCACAGCCAGTGAAATACTCACATCCAGTGAAACACTCACAACCGGTGAAACACTCATAGCAAATGAAACACTCACAACTGGTGAAACACTCAGAGCCTGTGAAACACTCTCAATCAGTGAAACACTCAAAGCAAGTGAAACACTCTCAGCCAGTGAAGCACTTACAGCCAGCAAAACACTTACAACTAATGAGACACTCATAGCCAGTGGAACACTCAAAGCCAGTGCAACACTCAAAGTCAGTGAAACACTCCTAACCAGCGAAACAATCACAGCCAGTGAAGCATACACAGTCAGTGAAACACTCACAGCCAGTGCAAAACTTACAACCAGTGAAACACACACAACCAGTGAAACACTCACATCCTGTGAAACACTCACAGCCAGTGAAATATTCACAGCCAGTGAAACACTCACAGCCAATGCAACAATTACAACCAGTGAAACACTCACAGCCAGTGAAACACTCACAGCCAGTGAAACTCTCATAACCAGTGAAACACTCACAGCCAGTGAAACACTGACACCCAGTgaaacactaacaaccagtaaaaCACTCACAACCAGTGAAACACTCGCAGCCAGTGCCAACCTCGAAGCGAGTGAAACTCTCACAACCAGTGAAACAGTCACAAATAGTGGAACACTTACAGCCAGTGCAAAACTCATAGCCAGTGAAACACTCAAGAGCAGTGAAAACTCACAGCCAGTTAAACACTCGCCGCCAATGAAACACTCACAAATAGTGAAAAACACAGCAAATGAAACACTCACAGCAAATGAAACACTCACAACTAGTGAAGCACTCACAGCCAGTGAAACACTCACAACCAGTGCAAAACTCGAAGGCAGTGAAATACTGACAGCCAGTGAAACACTCACACCCGGTGAAACACTGATAGCAAGTGAAACACTCACAACTGGTGAAACACTCACAGCCAGTGAAACACTCACAGCCAGTGAAACACTCAGAGCAAGTAAAACACACACAACCAGTGAAACAATCACTGCCTGTGAAATACTCAGAGCCAGTGAAACACACTCAGGCAGTGAAGCACTTACAGAGCAGCAAAACACTTACAGCTATTGA